Genomic DNA from Mesorhizobium sp. 131-2-1:
GCTATCGCCCCGGTCTGGGACCTTGCCCGCATCGAGCCGCAGATGGACCGGCTGAAGGAACACGGCATCGGCCTGATGGAGATTCCGCTGCTGCGCCCTGAGGAGATCGACACCAGGCGCACGCGCGGCTTTGCCACTCACTATGGCGTCGAGCTGATCCCGTCGCTCGGCCTGCCGCGTTCGCTCGACGTGGTCGAGCGGCCTGACGAAGCGCTCGACTTCCTGCAGCCGGCCTTCAAGGTCTGCAACGAGGTGGGCAGCGAGGCGCTCGGCGGCGTCACCTACGGCACGATCGGCAAGACCACCGGGCGAGCGCCGACGCGCAAGGAGATCGACGGCATGTGCCGCTTCCTCGAACGGGCGGCGAAGGCGGCGAAGTCACGCGGGCTGAAGCTCGGCATCGAGCCTTGCAACCGCTACGAAACGCATCTCATCAACCGCGGCATCGACGCGGCGCGGATCATCGAGCGGGTTGGGGCCGACAACATCTTCATTCATCTCGACACCTACCACATGCATATCGAGGAGGAGAGCTTCGCCTCGGGCTTCGAGGCGGCTGCGCCCTTCCTCGGCTATGTGCATGTGTCGGAAGCCAATCGCGGCGTGCCAGGTCGCGGCATGATCAACTGGGCGGCCTGCATGAAGGCGATCGCCGACATCGGTTATGAGGGGCCGATCACGCTTGAAAGCATGAACCATGTCGATGTCGACATCGCCGGCGGACTGGCGGTGTGGCGTCCGGTAGCGGAAGACCCGCGTGACGTCATCGAGGTCGGCCTGCCATTCCTGCGAGAAGAAGCGAGGAAGGCAGGGCTGAAGCTTGGCTAAGCAGGCCACCTTACATGGGTTGCTGACGCACTGAGGCCTGGTTCAAACAATAACTTTACAAACATCTTCGATTGTGTGAAGTGGTGTCCATCAAGGGACGCTGCATGACAACCTCTCGTTTTGCCACTCGCCTCAATTCCTTTGCCTCTCGGCCACAGGCCGAGTGGCCCGGCCTTACCGGCAAGCCGTCGCTGATGCAGATGGCGGCGCGCGCCGCCAAGGTCGAGGGGCTCACCGATCTCGATCTCAACTTCCCCGACCATATCAATGCAAACCCTCGAGAAATCGCCCGCCAGCTCGCCGATCTCGGCCTTTCCGTCAACGGCTTTGCCATGCGCTACTACTCCAGCCCGGCCTTCAAGCTCGGTGCCTTCACCAACCCCGATCCGGCGGTGCGCCGCGAGGCGATCGACCTGACCAAGGCCGGCATCGACGCCGCGCGCGAGGCGGGTGCCGGGCTGATGACGCTGTGGCTCGGCCAGGATGGTTTCGACTACGCCTTCCAGGCCGACTATGCGACCCTCTGGCAACACGAAATCGATGGAATTCGTGAAGTTGCGGCGCATGATCCCGATTGCTGGATCAGCCTTGAATATAAGCCAAACGAGCCGCGCTCCTACAGTCTGATGCCGGACGCCGCGACCACTTTGCTGGCCATCCGCGATGTCGGCCTGCCCAATCTCGGCGTCACTCTCGACTTCGCCCATGTGCTCTATGCCGACGAGCAGCCGGCCTTTGCCGCCGCGCTCGTCGCTCGTCACAGCAAGCTGCTCGGCGTTCATCTCAACGATGGTTACGCCAAGCGCGACGACGGCCTGATGGTCGGCGCCGTGCATACGCTGCAGACGATCGAGCTTTTGCGGCAGATCCGCCGCGACGGCTACTCCGGCGCCATCTATTTCGACACGTTTCCCGACATGACCGGGCTCGATCCGGTGCGCGAATGTGAAGTCAACATCGCCACGGTCAAGCGCATGCTCGGCATCGTCGAACGCATTGAGAATGACAACCGCCTGTCGTCAGCCATCGACCGCCAGGACGCGGTCGCCTCGCAGGCCATCGTCCAGGAAATCATGCTCGGCACGCCGTGATGAGGGGACGTGAATGACCTCGATGGATCTGAAAGCTGTGGGACCGCGCATCCGCATGATGATGCCGCAACTCACCCCGCTGGAGGCAAAGGTGGTGGAGACCGTCTTCGGCCGGCGTGGCTTTGACGAGACGATCCCCTTGAAGCAGATCGCCGAGGAGGCCGGCGTGTCGGAGGCGATGGTGGTCAAGATCGCCAAGAAGCTCGGCTTCTCCGGCTATCGCGACTTCCGCTCCGCCGTTTACGAATACAGCCGTCTGCCCACCGCCGAGATGCACCAGGAGCTCTCGGCCGACGACAACTCCCGCGAGATCGTTCAGAAGGTATTTCGCACCTCGATCCAGGCGCTGGAGGAGACGCTGGCCATCCTCGACATGGAGGATTTCGACCGCGCCGCCGATCTGCTCTACCGCGCAAGGGTTCGCGACTTCTATGGTGTCGGCGGCTCGGCCCAGATCGCCCGCGACGTCTCGCACAAATTCCTGCGCATAGGCATCCGCGCAGCGGTCTATGACGACTCGCACATGATGCTGATGTCGGCCTCGCTGCTCGGTGCCGACGATATCGCCGTCGGCTTCTCGCATTCGGGCAACTCCAGCGCCGTCATCGACGCCATCCAGCTTGCCAGGAAGAGCGGCGCCCGCACGCTTGCAATCACCAATTACGGCAACTCGCCGCTCGCTGCCGCGGCCGACATCGTGCTTTGCTCGACCGCGCAGGGCTCGCCGCTGATGGGCGAAAACGCGGCCGCTCGCATCGCCCAGCTCAACATCCTCGACGCGCTGTTCGTGGCGGTGGCGCAGCGCGACTACCAGGCGGCCGAGCGCAATCTCGGCCGCACCATGTCGGCGGTGATCTCGAAACGACGGGATAGGGGCACATGACGCCTGCGGTCACGGTCTTCGGCAGCTTGCATTACGACATCATGGTGGAAGCGCCTGACCGCCCGCGCAAGGGCGAGACCTTGACCGGTCATTCCTGGCACCCCAAATGCGGCGGCAAGGGCGGCAACCAGGCGGTGTCAGCCGCCCGCGCGGGCGCTCGCGCGGCGATGATCGGCGCGGTCGGCGACGACGATTTCGGCCACGCGCTGCTTGACGATCTCGATCGCTGCGGCGTCGACCGGCAAGGCGTGCGCGTGGTGCCCGGCACCGGCTCCGGCATGAGCGTCGCGATCTTCGATGCGGGCGGCGATTACGGCGCTGTGATCGTCTCCGGCAGCAATCTCGCGCTGAGCGAACAGGACGTGGCGGCGGCGCGCGAGCAGATCGCCGGAGCCTCGGTACTGCTCTTGCAGAACGAGGTGCCGGAAGCCGCAAATATCGCCGCTGCCCGCGCGGTGAAAGCAGCAACCGGCCGCGTCGTCCTCAATGCGGCCCCCGCGCGCAAACTATCGTCCGAACTGATCGAGCTCGTGGACATTGTTATCGTCAACGCCATCGAGGCCGAATTCCTGGCCGGCGGCGACGTGGTCAACACGCTCGAGGGGGCGTCGCAAGCAGCGCGGCGTCTCATCGCCGACTTCCCGGCGGCAATCGTCACTGCCGGCAGCGAAGGGGTGGCTTGGTGCAATCGCGAAGGCCGCGCCTTCGCGATTGCCGGCATTCAGGTCAAGGTTGTGAGCACCCATGGCGCCGGGGATGAATTCGTCGGTGCCTTCGCCGCTGGCCTCGCCCGCGGCGAGCCAGCTGAAATCGCGCTGGCCGCCGCCAACGCCGCCGCGGCGCGCCTGGTGGCGGCGCCGGAACAGCAGCGCCAGGCGAATGGTCCTGCGACCGGCGCATAACGCTTAGGGCGGGAGGCGTGGTCTGTGGGACTGGTTCCTCAGAACGGATAGTGCTGGCCCGGATCCTCGATCGTCACCCAGCGCAGGTCGGTGAACTCGGCGATCGAGGCCTTGCCGCCGAACCGGCCATAGCCTGAACCCTTGACGCCGCCGAAGGGCATTTGCGCCTCATCGCCGACGGTCGGGCCGTTGATGTGGCAGATGCCGGCCTGGATGCGCGCGGCGACGGCCATGGCGCGCTTGATATCGCGGCTGAAGACGGCCGACGACAGGCCGTATTCGGTGTCGTTGGCGACGCGCACGGCCTCGTCCTCGCCCTTGACGCGGATCACCGGCTTGACCGGTCCGAAGGATTCTTCTGAATAGACGCGCATGGTCGGGGTGACGTGGTCGAGCAGGGTCGCTTCCACCACGGTGCCGGTGCGCTTGCCGCCGGCGACAAGTTTCGCGCCCTTGGCGACGGCGTCGGCAACCAGCTCCTCCATCTTGTCGGCGGCCTGGCTGCTGATCAGCGAGCCGAGCACGACATGACCGCGCGGGTCGCCGGCCGGCAGTTGCGAGGCGCGGGCGGCGAGCTTCGCCACAAACTCGTCGGCGATCCTTTCATCGACGATCAGCCGTTCGGTCGACATGCAGATCTGGCCCTGATGCATGAAGGCGCCGAAGGTCGCGGCGTTGACCGCCGCGTCAATGTCGGCGTCGTCCAGCACCAGGAGCGGCGCCTTGCCGCCGAGCTCGAGCAAAGCCGGCTTGAGATGCCGTCCCGCAAGCTCGGCGATGATCCGGCCGACCTTGGTCGACCCGGTGAAGTTGACGCGCTTGACCGCCGGATGCGCGACCAGCGCCTCGACGATGCCTGCCGCGTCCTTCGGGTCGTTGGTGACGACGTTGACGACGCCCTTGGGCAGGCCGGCTTCGACCAGAACCTGGCCGATCAGACGGTGCGTGCCGGGACACATTTCGGAGGCCTTCAGCACGACGGTGTTGCCGCAGGCGAGCGGCATCGCCAGCGCGCGGGTGCCGAGGATGACAGGCGCGTTCCATGGCGCAATGCCGAGGCAGACGCCGGCCGGCTGGCGGATTGCCATGGCAAGCGTGCCGGGCTTGTCCGAGGGGATGATCTCGCCCGAGATCTGCGTCGTCATCGCCGCTGCCTCGCGCAGCATGTTGGCCGCCAGCATGACGTTGAAGCCGGCCCACGGACCGGTGGCGCCGGTCTCTTCCATCATCAGTTTCGTGAATTCGCCGACCTTGGAGGCCATGACGTCGGCGGCCTTGGAAAGCAGGGCGCGGCGCTCGCCGGGGCCGGTCTTCGACCAGGCAGGGAAGGCGGCCGCGGCGGCGTCGACGGCGGCATTGGCGTCGGCGATGCTCGCCGCCGCGGCGCGCGTCGCCAGCTTGCCGGTGAACGGGTCCAGGCGCTCGTACGAGGCCTTGCCGGTGGCCGCCCTTTCATCGCCGTCGATGAGAAGTCCGATATCCATTTGTCTCTCCCTCGCTCCTGGTGGAGCGTTGCAAGTTCAGATTAGAAGCCGAGCACCTCGGCGTTGATCGATGCTTCGAGGCCGCCATCGACAGGCACGTTGGCGCCGTTTATCCACCGGGCGCCGTCCGAGCACAGGAACAGCACCACCGGCGCGATGTCGCCGGAGGTGCCGGCGCGACCCACCCGCGCAATGTCGCTGTCGACGCGGGCGTCGCCGAGCACGCTGCGGAACTGCTTCAGGATCGGCGTCTCGACCGGGCCGGGGCTCACCGCGTTGACGCGGATGCCGCGGCTCTTGAACTGCTCCTGATGCGCTGCGCGGAACGTCCACAAGAGCAGCAGTTCTTTCGAAACCGGGTAGCCTTCCTCGTTCTTCACCGCATGGTCGGCGACGACCTTGGCGATATCGGGAAAACCTTCGATGCCGACCATCGAGGCGGCACGGTTGAGATTGGCGCGCCAGCCGAAGCCGGCGATCGAGGCGACGTTGACGATAGCGCCGCCTTCGCGAAGTTTCGGGGCCAGCGCTTCGGAAAGCGCACGCAAGCCGTAGAAGTTGACCGCGAGCGTCGACACGGCGCCGGTGTTGCCGGAGAGGCCGGCGACGTTGCAGAGCGCGTCGAGGCGCGGCGGCAGCCGCGCGACCAGATCGTCGACGCCGGCCTTCGACGAGATGTCGGCCTTGACGAAGAAGCCCTGATGTCCGGCAGGTTCACGCATGTCGACGCCGATCACGTCGGCGCCGAGCTGGCCGGCGAGTTCGGCCGTGCGGGCGCCAATGCCGGAGGCGACGCCGGTGATGAGGATCGTCTTGCCGAAAAGCATGGTCAGGCCTTCTCCCGAGATGTCGTTGTCTGTACCGGCGAGGCGATCTCGCCGGTCGTGTCGGTCGCATTGATGGGAAGCCTGACGCGATAACCGACCGGCAACAGCCGCCAGCCAAAACGCTCCTCCAGCGTGCCCCACAGGCCGCGCGGCAACAGCAGCGAGAAGACAAGCGCTGTGGCGCCGAGGCCGATCAGGTACCAGACGCCGGCGCTGCCGAACCAGGTCTCGATGAGGAAGAAAAGCAGCGCGCCGAGGATGGCGCCCTCGAAGGTGCCGATGCCGCCGACCAGCACCATGAAGATCATGTAGGCCGTCCACTGGACGTTGAAGTAGGTCTTCGGCTGGAAGGTGATCGAGGTCGCCAGCCACAGTGCGCCGGCAATGCCGATGCCGAAGGCGGCAAGCACGAAAAGCAGTCGCTTGGTGCCGGTGACGCGCACGCCGATGGAAGCGGCCGCATCCTCATTGTCGCGGATGGCGCGGATGGCAGCGCCGGTGCTGCCGCGCAGCAGGCCGAACAGGACGGCGAGCAGGGCGGTCATCGACGCCAGCGCCAGCCAGTAGATCGTCACCCGTCTGGTCGATGCGTCATAGACGTTGAGCGAAATCAGCGAGGTGCCTGTCTCGCCCTGCACTAGCCGGTCGAGATTGACGAGGAGATGGGTGAGCGCAGCGATGACCCACATGCCGATGGCGAACTCGCCGTTCTTCAGGCGAAGCATGAAAAGGGAGATCGGCCAGGAGGCGGCGCCGACGACGATCGCCGAGACAAACAGCGCGACGAACGGATTGAGGCCGGCATTGGCCAGGCGAATGGAGAAATAGGCGCCGAGACCGAAGAACACCTGCTGGCCGACCGAGACCAGCCCGCCGAAACCGGCGAGCGCGTTCCACATCGCGGCCAGGATCACATAGATGAACAGAGCGGTTATGCGGTCGACCGCGCCGGCCGAGAGGAACTGCGGGGCGATCGCCAGCAATGCGATGATGAGGGCCGCCGCGATCGCGGCAATGCGCGAAGTGGCGGTGCCGCGCTCGATGAGGGGAGCGACGGCGCTCATGATGCCTTCCTCGCGGGCAAACGCAGCAAGCCGCGCAGGCCGAGGCCGGAGGCGGACAGGCGTATGAACAGCGCGATCAGGAACGCGACATGGCCGCCGATCAGGAAGCCCTGCGGATGCACCTGCGCGCCGAGCGTCTGGGCGAGCGCCAGCACGATGCCGCCGATCAGCGTGCCCCACAGCGAGCCGGCGCCGCCGATGACCGCCGCCTCGAAGGCGAACAGGAGCTGCGGCGCGCCGGCATAGGGATCGAAGGTGGCGCGCATGCCGAGGAAGGCACCGGCGAGGCCGACCGTCACCATGGCGATGGCGGCGGCGACCGCCATGGCGCGGCGCGCATCGACGCCGACCAGGCCGGCTGTATCAGGGTCCGCCGAGGTGGCGCGGATCGAGCGGCCAAGCCCGGTGTGGGTAAGGAAGAGCTGCAGCCCGCCAAGCAGCACCACGGCAGTCATGAAGATGATGACGGCGAGCTTGCCGACATAGATATTGCCCGGCCATTCCCAGGAATCGTAGGACAGGCTGCCGATGAAGGGGGCAAGCGAGCGCGTGTCGGCGCCGAACTGCTCGAACAGCAGATTGTCGATGACGATGGCGAGGCCGAACGTCGTCAGGATCGGCAGCAGCGCGCCGCCGCGCGCGCTGCGTTCGAGCAGGAAGCGCTGCAAGGCCCAGCCGATCGCAGCCATCAGCGGCAGGACGATGAGCAGCCCAAGGAATGGCGAGATGTGGAAGCGCGAGGCAAGCAGCCACAGCGCGAAGGCCGACAGGACGGCCAGGCTGCCATGGGCGAGGTTGATGATGCGCATGACCGAGAACATGAAGGAGAGGCCGCAGGCAATCAGCGCGTAATAACCGCCGAGCAGGATGCCCTGGATGATCTGGTTGCTCATGCCGGCACGCCTCCGGCGCTTTTCCGATGCAGGCCGAAGTAGGCTTTCGTCACCTCTTCGCGCGTCACGCTCTTGCTGTCTCCCGCGAGCGCGATCCTTCCTTCCAGCATGCAGATGACCTTGTCCGAGACCGCAAGCGCCCGGTTGAGGTCCTGCTCGACAAGAATAATCGTCGTGCCCGAACTGATCAGCCCCTGCAGCGAGGCGTAGACGCGGTCGACGACCAGCGGCGACAGGCCGAGCGAGACCTCATCGAGCAAAAGCAGGTCCGGATTGCTCATCAACGCGCGGCCGATGGCAGTCGCCTGCTGCTCGCCGCCCGACAAATGGCCGGTCCTGGCATGGCGGCGCGGCTTCAGGTTCGGAAACGTCTCGAGCACCCTGTCGACCGTCCAGTCGCCGGGGCGACCCGCGGTTCGTCCGAGCAGGAGGTTCTCCTCGACCGTCATCTCGACGAACAGTTTCCTGCCTTCGGGCACCAGCGCGATGCCCATGCCAACGCGCTTGTGCGAGGGCGCCCCGGAAAGGTCGGTGCCGTCGAACAGCACTCGGCCCGATGCCTGTGGATGCGCGCCGGCGATGGCTCTCAGCAACGTCGTCTTGCCGGCGCCGTTGGCGCCGACGAGCGCCAGCGTCTCGCCGCGCTCGACGTTGAAACTCACGCCACGCACGGCTTGCAGGAGGCCGTGCCGGACAACAAAATCCTCGACCGACAGCAGGCTCATTTCGGGCCTCCGCCGAGATAGGCGCTGATCACCTGCGGGTTGGCCATCACCGCTTGCGGCTCGCCGTCGGCGATGATCTTTCCCGCATCCATACAGATCAGCCGTTCGGCCACCTGCAGCAGGATGTGGACGATATGCTCGATCCAGACGATGCCGATCTTGCGGCGGCGCAATTCCCTGATGGTCTCGACCAACTCGCCAGCCTCGCCGTCGGTCAGGCCGCCGCCAATTTCGTCGAGCAGAAGCAATGTCGGCCTTGCCGCGAGCGCGCGCGCCAGCTCAAGCCGCTTGCGATCGAGCAGGCCGAGCGTCTCGGCGCGCCGGTTGGCAACGCCCAGCATGCCGCAGAGTTTCAGCGAGGCAAGTGTCTCCTCATAGGCTTCGTCGCGCTTGAGTCGCGCGCCGTGCGAAGCGGCGACGAAGACATTCTCGAACGTCGTCATGCCGCCGAATGGTTTCGGCACTTGATGGGTGCGCACGAGGCCGAGCCTGCAGCGCTGCGTTGCCGGCAGCGACGTCACGTCGCCGCCCTTGAAGGCGACGGTGCCGGCGCTCGGCGGAAAAGCGCCCGACAGGACGCTAAGCAGGGTCGTCTTGCCGGCACCGTTCGGTCCGACAATGCCGACGGCCTCGTCGGCTTGCATGGCGAAGTCGATGTCATCCAGCACCACAAGCGCGCCGAAGCGCTTGTGGATGCCGGCGGCGCTGAGGATCGCAGCATTTGGTGAGCCGTTCACGATGCGATCCCCGTCAGCGATCCAATCAGCCGTTATAGGGCTGGAGCTTGGCTTCGACCGGCACCTTCGGGTCGGTGGCGTTCTCGGTCACGACATAGTCGAGCGGGAACTTGGCTCCTTCCTTGGCCGCCACCCACTGCGTGCCGATGATCGGGCCTGGCGAGACGTTGGCGACGGGGCCGCTGGTGAAATCGACCTTGCCGATCATGGTCTCTGTCTTGAGCGTGCTCAGGGCCTTGGCCACCGCCGCCTTATCCTTGGCGTCCGTGCTTGCCTTCAGTGCCTCGAAACCGGCGTCGAGCAGCGACATCGAAGCGCCGAGCTGCTGCGTCCACTGCTTGCCGCTCGCTGTCTCGTAGCCGTCGGCAAGCTCGGTTCCCGAAACGCCGGTGAGCGGCGACTTGTAGGGGAAGGCCTTGTGCCAGTAGGCGGCGCTGGAAATCTTCATGCCGAGGTCGCCGAGCGCCTCGATGTCGGAGGGGAACAGCCCGGTCTTGGCGACCTGGGCGATCTTGATCTGTCGGGTCAGGCCCTGCTGCGCCGCCTGGCGCCAGAAGGCGGCGAAGTCCGGCGGGATCGGGAAGGAGTTGAAGATCTCGACACCCTCCTGCTTGAACAGCGCGATCTGCGAGGAATAGTCGGTGGTGCCGGTCTCGTAGGCGCCGGGATCGACGATGGTGAAACCCTGCTTGGCGAGCAACGGCGCCAAATGGGCGCGGATGGCGTTGCCGTCGGCGTCGTTCGGGTACATGACGCCGACCTTCTTGTTGGTCTCGATCAGATTCCACTGCGAGACATAGGCCTTGAAGAACTCCTCGACGCCGAAGCCGAAATGATAGGTCCACTTGAAGGGGGAGGGCGCGCCGGGCTTGGCGCCGCGGCCGAAATACCAGGCTTCCCACGGCATGACCGTCGACAGGCATGGCACGCCGGCCGCCTCGCAGGCGTCGGCCACCGGATTGATCACTTCAGGCGTCGACACGGCAAGCATCAGGTCAATGGCCTGGTTGTTGATCAGGTCCTTGGCGAGTTGGCCGGCGCGCGAGGGGTCCGACTGCGTGTCCTGATCGAGGATCTCGACGCTGTATTTCTTGCCGCCGAGCTCGATGCCATTGGCCAGCGCCTTGCGGGCGAGGTCGAGCACATAGCCGTCGGTCTCGCCGAAGCCGGCGAGCGGCCCGGTGCGCGGGCTGACGAAGCCGACCTTGAGCGTGTCGGCGGCCTGAGCGAAGGCCTTGCCTCGGCCGAGCGCAAGGGCCGCGCCGCCGGCCACCGAGGTGGCGATGAACTGGCGCCGCGACATGCCGCGAGCGATGGATTTGCTGCCGATAGAATGGGTCATTTGCTCCTCCCTCTGAGGCCGTTCCATGCAGCGGCAACCGGTTTTCCGGTTGGGGCCAAACAGCGCGGCTTTCGATCCTCCAGGGTCACATTGCACTAGCGGTTTGGTTCGGTAAAATGATATTTTGCGGTGTTTTATTAACCTACAGGTTATGAAAAGTCGCGCCGGACGGAGTCCATCGCTCAGGCGTTGTGCCGCGCCGCCTCGCGGATCGTCTGCAGCATGATGGAAAAGGCAGGCGAGGGGGCGGTGTCGGTGCGCATCGTCAGGCCGACCGGTCCCTTGGTCTCCTCGGTGTCGACCGGCAAGGCGACGAAGGCGCCGCTGGCGATCTCGTTGGCGACGACACCGGCCGAGATGATCCACACCGCATTGCTCTGGCGCATGAAGGAACGGCCGAAGGAGTCCGAAACGGTCTCGATTTCTGTTGCCGGCGCGGTCATGCCGTTGGTGATGAACAGGCGGTCGACGAAGGGGCGGATGACGGATTCCCGTGTCGGCATCAGGACCGGGAATTCATCCAGCCGCGCGAAAATGTCTGCTCCCGGTTCCAGCAGCGGATGCCCGGCCCGCACCACGAACAGAACCTGTTCGGAATAGAGATGCTCGAAGAAGAAGCCGGTCATGTTCTCCGGCGCTGCAAGCCGGCCGACGACGAGGTCGAGCGCGCCGACGCGCAATTGTTCGAGCAGCACCGCGTTCTCGCCGGTGACGATCTTGATGGCGGCGCCAGTGTTCTCGCTCAGGAACAGGCTCATGGCGAGCGGCATAACCCGCGCAGATACCGTCGGCAGGGCGCCGATACGGATCGGATGGCGATTGACGGCGCCGTCCTGCCGGACCGAATCGACGCCGCGCTTCAGCGCGGTGATCGCCGTGCCGGCATGGCCAAGGAAGATCTCGCCGAGCCGCGTCACGCGGATGCCGCGCCCGTCGCGTTCGACGACGGCGATGCCGAGCGCCTCTTCCAGCTCGCGCAATGTCTTGGTCACGGCCGGCGCGCTGACATGCAGGAACTCGGCCGCCCTTGCCACACTGCCTTGCCGTGCCACTTCGAGAAACGCCTGCAGGTGTCGGAAGCGGATACGGCTTTCGGCCACGGTTCGATAACCCCCAAGTTAATGAAATGCCGCAAAATATCATTTTACCGAACCAAACGCCTAGTGCAAGCTAACAGCGGAGGATCGAAATCGTGCCATTCGTCAGCATCGGCGGCGTTACGCTGCACCATCGCTACAAGCCGGGGACTGGCAAAGTGCGCCCGATCATATTCATGAATTCGCTCGGCACCGACTTCCGGATCTGGGACGAGATTGTCTCGTCGCTCGGCGATGAGATGCCGACGCTCGTCTATGACAAGCGCGGCCACGGGCTCTCCGATATTGGCGGTGTCAGTTCGATCGACGACCATGTCGACGACCTCTGCGGCCTCATCGATCACTTCGGTCTGGACAAGGTCGTGCTGTGCGGACTGTCGGTCGGCGGCATGATCGCGCAAGGGTTCTATGAGCGGCGCCCCGACAGCGTCGAGGGCCTGATCCTGAGCGATACCGCGCACAAGATCGGTACGGTCGAAAGCTGGAATACCCGCATCGCGACGGTCGAAAGCAAAGGCATCCAGGAGATTGCCGACGGCGTGCTCAAAGTGTGGTTCACCCCTGCCTTCCACGCGGAGCGTTCCGCCGATCTCGACGGCTGCTGGAACATGCTGACCAGGCAGCCGCTCGCCGGCTATATCGGCACCTGTGGCGCTGTTCGCGATGCCGACTTCACCGAGGCCGCGCGCCGAATCGCGGTGCCGACGCTCTGCATCGTCGGCGACCACGACGGCTCGACGCCGCCCGCCTTGGTGCGCTCGCTGGCCGATCTCATTCCCGGCGCGCGCTTCGAGGTGATCCGCGATGCCGGGCACATTACCTGCGTCGAGCAGCCGGAGGCGTTCACCGCTCTGATCCGCGATTTCGTCGCCTCGCTTCCCAGCGGAAAGCAAACCCATGGATGATGTCTCCTCAAAGAACCCAACCCGGTACCGCACCGGACTTGACGTCCGGCGATCCGTGCTCGGCGATCCGCATGTCGACCGCGCCGAGGATGCCGCCACCGATTTCGACCGACCGTTCCAGCACCTGATCACCGAGGCTGCGTGGGGAACCGTGTGGGCCCGTCCCGGCTGGTCGAAGCGCGAGCGCTCGATCGTGACGCTGGCGCTGCTCGCGGCCCTTGGCCATGATGAGGAGGTAGCGATGCATGTGCGCGCCACCGCCAACACCGGCGCCTCGCGCGACGATATCTGCGAGGCCTTCCTGCATGTCGCGATCTATGCCGGCGTGCCGGCCGCCAACCGCGCCTTCAGGATCGCCAAGGAGGTGTTCGCGCAGATGGACGGAGCCGAGAATGCCCATGCCTGAGCCAGGCTCCAACCGGACGCCGGAGACCGGCGCCTTCTTTCAGCGCGATCGCCTTTGGCATCCGCCTGCGCTGACGCCGGCCTACAAGAGTTCGGTGCTGCGCTCGCCGCAAAAGGCGCTGCTTTCATTCGACAACACGCTGTCGGAACTCACCGGCCCGGTGTTCGGGCACGCGTTGC
This window encodes:
- the pcaC gene encoding 4-carboxymuconolactone decarboxylase, coding for MDDVSSKNPTRYRTGLDVRRSVLGDPHVDRAEDAATDFDRPFQHLITEAAWGTVWARPGWSKRERSIVTLALLAALGHDEEVAMHVRATANTGASRDDICEAFLHVAIYAGVPAANRAFRIAKEVFAQMDGAENAHA
- a CDS encoding branched-chain amino acid ABC transporter permease, which translates into the protein MSNQIIQGILLGGYYALIACGLSFMFSVMRIINLAHGSLAVLSAFALWLLASRFHISPFLGLLIVLPLMAAIGWALQRFLLERSARGGALLPILTTFGLAIVIDNLLFEQFGADTRSLAPFIGSLSYDSWEWPGNIYVGKLAVIIFMTAVVLLGGLQLFLTHTGLGRSIRATSADPDTAGLVGVDARRAMAVAAAIAMVTVGLAGAFLGMRATFDPYAGAPQLLFAFEAAVIGGAGSLWGTLIGGIVLALAQTLGAQVHPQGFLIGGHVAFLIALFIRLSASGLGLRGLLRLPARKAS
- a CDS encoding ABC transporter ATP-binding protein, which produces MVLDDIDFAMQADEAVGIVGPNGAGKTTLLSVLSGAFPPSAGTVAFKGGDVTSLPATQRCRLGLVRTHQVPKPFGGMTTFENVFVAASHGARLKRDEAYEETLASLKLCGMLGVANRRAETLGLLDRKRLELARALAARPTLLLLDEIGGGLTDGEAGELVETIRELRRRKIGIVWIEHIVHILLQVAERLICMDAGKIIADGEPQAVMANPQVISAYLGGGPK
- a CDS encoding ABC transporter substrate-binding protein encodes the protein MTHSIGSKSIARGMSRRQFIATSVAGGAALALGRGKAFAQAADTLKVGFVSPRTGPLAGFGETDGYVLDLARKALANGIELGGKKYSVEILDQDTQSDPSRAGQLAKDLINNQAIDLMLAVSTPEVINPVADACEAAGVPCLSTVMPWEAWYFGRGAKPGAPSPFKWTYHFGFGVEEFFKAYVSQWNLIETNKKVGVMYPNDADGNAIRAHLAPLLAKQGFTIVDPGAYETGTTDYSSQIALFKQEGVEIFNSFPIPPDFAAFWRQAAQQGLTRQIKIAQVAKTGLFPSDIEALGDLGMKISSAAYWHKAFPYKSPLTGVSGTELADGYETASGKQWTQQLGASMSLLDAGFEALKASTDAKDKAAVAKALSTLKTETMIGKVDFTSGPVANVSPGPIIGTQWVAAKEGAKFPLDYVVTENATDPKVPVEAKLQPYNG
- the pcaD gene encoding 3-oxoadipate enol-lactonase, with translation MPFVSIGGVTLHHRYKPGTGKVRPIIFMNSLGTDFRIWDEIVSSLGDEMPTLVYDKRGHGLSDIGGVSSIDDHVDDLCGLIDHFGLDKVVLCGLSVGGMIAQGFYERRPDSVEGLILSDTAHKIGTVESWNTRIATVESKGIQEIADGVLKVWFTPAFHAERSADLDGCWNMLTRQPLAGYIGTCGAVRDADFTEAARRIAVPTLCIVGDHDGSTPPALVRSLADLIPGARFEVIRDAGHITCVEQPEAFTALIRDFVASLPSGKQTHG
- a CDS encoding ABC transporter ATP-binding protein produces the protein MSLLSVEDFVVRHGLLQAVRGVSFNVERGETLALVGANGAGKTTLLRAIAGAHPQASGRVLFDGTDLSGAPSHKRVGMGIALVPEGRKLFVEMTVEENLLLGRTAGRPGDWTVDRVLETFPNLKPRRHARTGHLSGGEQQATAIGRALMSNPDLLLLDEVSLGLSPLVVDRVYASLQGLISSGTTIILVEQDLNRALAVSDKVICMLEGRIALAGDSKSVTREEVTKAYFGLHRKSAGGVPA
- the pcaQ gene encoding pca operon transcription factor PcaQ, which translates into the protein MAESRIRFRHLQAFLEVARQGSVARAAEFLHVSAPAVTKTLRELEEALGIAVVERDGRGIRVTRLGEIFLGHAGTAITALKRGVDSVRQDGAVNRHPIRIGALPTVSARVMPLAMSLFLSENTGAAIKIVTGENAVLLEQLRVGALDLVVGRLAAPENMTGFFFEHLYSEQVLFVVRAGHPLLEPGADIFARLDEFPVLMPTRESVIRPFVDRLFITNGMTAPATEIETVSDSFGRSFMRQSNAVWIISAGVVANEIASGAFVALPVDTEETKGPVGLTMRTDTAPSPAFSIMLQTIREAARHNA